Proteins from a genomic interval of Rosa chinensis cultivar Old Blush chromosome 2, RchiOBHm-V2, whole genome shotgun sequence:
- the LOC112188463 gene encoding omega-hydroxypalmitate O-feruloyl transferase — MVVEAGDSAAMNNSSGNVFQLKVKQGEPTLVSPAEETDKGLYFLSNLDQNIAVTVRTIYCFKSDEKDNSKAGEVIKNALKKVLVHYYPLAGRLSISSEGKLIVDCTGEGAVFVEAEADCTIEDIGDITKPDPETLGKLVYDIPGAKNILEVPPLVAQVTKFKCGGFSLGLCMNHCMFDGIGAMEFVNSWGETARGLPLTVVPFIDRSILKARNPPKIEHLHQEFSEIIDGNSSLNSSEVDEDKMLYRSFCFDTEKLEKLKTKAREDGALDKCSTFEALSAFVWKARTRALRLLPEQQIKLLFAVDGRHKFNPPLPNGYFGNGIVLTHAICEAGDLLEKPLSHAVGLVQDAIKMVTDSYMRSAIDYFEATRARPSLSSTLLITTWSRLSFYTTDFGWGEPILSGPVALPEKEVILFLSHGTEKKSINVLLGLPASAMKVFQELMNM, encoded by the exons ATG GTTGTGGAAGCTGGAGATTCTGCTGCAATGAACAACTCCAGTGGGAATGTGTTCCAACTCAAAGTGAAGCAAGGAGAGCCAACTCTGGTTTCCCCTGCAGAAGAAACAGACAAGGGTTTGTACTTCCTCTCTAACCTCGACCAAAACATTGCGGTCACTGTTCGAACTATTTATTGTTTCAAGTCAGATGAGAAAGATAATAGCAAGGCAGGGGAAGTGATCAAGAATGCTCTCAAAAAGGTTCTTGTCCACTATTACCCCCTTGCTGGGCGCCTGTCAATCAGCTCGGAAGGAAAGCTCATTGTAGATTGCACCGGAGAAGGAGCTGTTTTCGTTGAGGCAGAAGCAGATTGTACAATAGAAGATATTGGAGACATAACAAAACCTGATCCGGAGACTCTTGGAAAGCTGGTCTATGACATTCCTGGTGCCAAGAACATACTAGAAGTGCCTCCTCTTGTGGCCCAG GTGACAAAATTCAAATGCGGAGGGTTTTCTCTTGGCCTGTGCATGAACCACTGTATGTTTGATGGCATTGGGGCTATGGAGTTTGTGAACTCATGGGGAGAGACTGCGAGAGGTTTGCCATTAACAGTTGTTCCGTTCATAGACAGAAGCATACTCAAAGCACGAAACCCACCTAAGATAGAGCACCTGCACCAAGAGTTCTCTGAGATTATTGATGGCAATTCTAGCCTTAACTCTTCTGAAGTTGATGAAGACAAGATGCTGTATAGGTCCTTCTGTTTTGACACTGAGAAGCTCGAAAAGCTGAAAACTAAAGCCAGGGAAGACGGCGCTCTTGACAAGTGCTCTACATTTGAAGCCCTCTCAGCATTTGTGTGGAAAGCTCGGACTAGAGCCCTGAGACTCTTGCCTGAACAACAAATCAAGCTCTTGTTTGCTGTTGATGGGAGGCATAAGTTCAACCCACCACTCCCAAACGGGTACTTTGGGAATGGCATTGTGTTGACACATGCAATCTGTGAAGCAGGTGATCTGCTGGAAAAGCCACTGTCACATGCGGTTGGGCTTGTTCAAGATGCCATCAAGATGGTCACTGACAGTTACATGAGATCAGCCATTGACTATTTCGAAGCAACGAGAGCTAGGCCTTCTTTGTCCTCTACTCTTTTGATCACAACTTGGTCTCGGCTTTCATTTTACACCACTGACTTTGGTTGGGGAGAGCCTATACTCTCAGGTCCAGTGGCTTTGCCGGAGAAGGAGGTGATCTTATTCCTGTCTCATGGGACAGAGAAGAAAAGCATTAACGTGCTTTTGGGTCTTCCAGCTTCTGCCATGAAGGTCTTTCAAGAACTGATGAATATGTAG